A single genomic interval of Electrophorus electricus isolate fEleEle1 chromosome 2, fEleEle1.pri, whole genome shotgun sequence harbors:
- the pcdhb gene encoding protocadherin alpha-C2 — MALTMKTPGYVYRLTFFFVFWTTWRKALSVTRYSIPEEMERGSVVANLAADLGLDISGLAQREVKLDIFHNKKYLEVNKRTGELYIIDKIDREDICQAKTKCFVKLDLIIESPLRIFNIELGITDINDNAPHFRRERIEMDVSESASPEERFSLPSAFDPDVGINTVDSYRLSNSDHFTIDIHSGSDGTKYVDLVLMKALDREEQAVHNLILTAVDGGVPARSGTANIIVRVLDTNDNAPQFDRTVYSVNMSENSPIGTLVTKLNASDVDEGSNAEITYSFTLYTSEKTQEVFDLNSKTGEITVKGTVDFEDMKIFEMHIEAKDNGPIPLSGQCRITLHIMDMNDNYPEITIKSLKNTVKEDIPVGTVIALVAVSDRDTGDNGKVNLTINKNLPFTLNKSSDYHYELVVSENLDREIIPEYEITLQVTDGGNPPLSDNETITVHLLDINDNAPQFPLTFYSITVMENNAPGALLSSLTANDPDLHENQYLVYFIIEKEIVNTSMSMLFSINPENGNLYALKTFDYEIEKEFLFHIEARDSGVPPLSSNVTVHIIIMDQNDNTPAIVSPWRAHGSVVEEKIPRSTDKGTLIAKVIAIDTDSVHNSRITYQFLQNTDATLFSLDQYNGEIRTMRMFSYRDSRHQRLVVIAKDNGEPSLSATVTIKLSTVETALKTYADMTEVPLEYDIFSDLNLYLVIGLGSVSFLLLITILVTIVLKCQKPKPSKAAPPCRNSVISERNSTIADSTLVSNDAYWYSLFLAETRKGKLVVRQPVPKGARYIVSSIPRSTGLTETSDSAASTLQVR, encoded by the coding sequence ATGGCATTGACGATGAAGACTCCGGGATATGTGTACCGTTTAAcgtttttctttgtattttggACGACATGGAGAAAGGCTTTGTCCGTCACTCGTTACTCTATAccggaggagatggagaggggatCCGTCGTTGCCAATCTAGCCGCAGATTTGGGATTAGACATAAGTGGCCTGGCTCAGCGAGAGGTAAAGTTAGACATATTtcacaacaaaaaatatttagaagtaaacaaaagaacTGGGGAACTGTATATTATAGATAAAATAGACAGAGAAGACATATGTCAAGCTAAAACAAAGTGTTTTGTTAAATTGGATCTCATAATCGAAAGCCCTTTACGTATATTCAACATTGAACTGGGCATCACTGATATAAACGATAACGCACCGCATTTTCGAAGAGAAAGGATTGAAATGGATGTGTCGGAGTCTGCCTCACCAGAAGAGAGATTCTCTTTACCCAGTGCTTTTGACCCGGATGTAGGTATTAACACGGTTGACTCTTACAGACTTAGCAATAGTGACCATTTCACTATAGATATTCACTCTGGTAGTGATGGAACAAAATATGTCGACTTGGTCCTGATGAAGGCACTGGACAGAGAGGAACAGGCTGTCCATAATCTCATTCTCACTGCCGTCGATGGCGGAGTACCTGCACGCTCCGGAACTGCTAATATTATTGTTCGCGTGCTGGATACCAACGACAACGCGCCTCAGTTTGACCGCACAGTTTACTCTGTAAACATGAGTGAGAATTCGCCGATTGGAACCCTTGTCACTAAACTAAACGCATCTGATGTGGACGAAGGCTCAAATGCGGAAATAACATATTCATTTACGCTTTATACGTCTGAGAAGACGCAAGAGGTATTCGATTTGAATTCAAAAACTGGTGAGATAACTGTTAAAGGCACAGTAGACTTTGAAgatatgaaaatatttgaaatgcatATCGAGGCGAAAGACAACGGCCCCATTCCGCTGTCCGGTCAGTGTAGAATAACACTACACATAATGGACATGAATGATAACTATCCGGAGATAACGATAAAATCACTGAAGAATACTGTAAAAGAGGACATCCCCGTCGGCACAGTGATCGCTCTTGTTGCTGTAAGCGACAGAGACACGGGAGATAACGGTAAAGTTAATCTTACAATAAATAAGAACCTACCATTTACTTTGAACAAATCCTCAGATTATCACTATGAACTAGTGGTCTCAGAAAATTTAGATCGTGAAATAATTCCAGAATATGAGATCACTTTACAAGTGACAGATGGCGGAAATCCTCCATTGTCTGATAATGAAACTATAACCGTGCACTTATTAGACATAAATGATAATGCTCCCCAGTTCCCACTGACTTTCTATAGTATAACTGTTATGGAGAATAACGCGCCTGGGGCATTGCTAAGTTCCTTAACTGCCAATGATCCAGACCTCCATGAAAATCAATATCTAGTTTATTTCATAATAGAAAAGGAAATAGTGAACACCTCCATGTCCATGCTGTTCTCCATCAATCCAGAGAATGGAAACCTTTACGCATTAAAGACGTTTGATTATGAGATAGAGAAGGAGTTCCTTTTCCACATCGAGGCCAGAGACTCTGGTGTTCCTCCACTCAGCAGTAACGTTACtgttcacattattattatggacCAGAATGACAACACACCTGCCATAGTGTCTCCATGGCGTGCGCACGGATCAGTGGTGGAGGAGAAAATACCCAGATCCACCGATAAAGGAACTCTGATAGCCAAAGTTATTGCTATTGATACCGACTCAGTCCACAACTCCAGGATCACATACCAGTTTCTGCAGAACACTGACGCTACATTATTCAGCTTGGACCAGTACAATGGAGAGATCCGGACCATGAGAATGTTCAGCTACAGAGACTCACGCCACCAACGGCTGGTGGTGATCGCCAAGGACAATGGAgagccctctctgtctgctacaGTCACCATCAAATTGTCCACAGTGGAGACCGCACTTAAAACATATGCTGACATGACTGAAGTGCCTTTAGAATATGACATCTTCTCAGACTTGAACCTGTATCTGGTGATCGGACTGGGCTCGGTGTCATTCCTGTTACTAATCACTATATTGGTCACCATCGTACTGAAGTGTCAGAAACCGAAGCCCAGTAAAGCGGCTCCTCCGTGTAGGAACAGTGTGATCAGTGAGAGGAACTCTACCATCGCAGATTCCACCCTGGTCTCCAATGATGCCTACTGGTACAGCTTGTTTCTAGCAGAGACCAGGAAAGGAAAGCTAGTAGTTAGACAGCCAGTGCCAAAGGGGGCGCGATACATTGTGTCCAGTATACCGAGGAGCACGGGACTGACCGAGACTAGTGACTCAGCCGCATCTACTTTACAGGTAAGATAG